In Apium graveolens cultivar Ventura chromosome 10, ASM990537v1, whole genome shotgun sequence, the following are encoded in one genomic region:
- the LOC141693610 gene encoding xyloglucan endotransglucosylase/hydrolase protein 3-like, with protein MASHFLIILGISLLVFAMHVNGDPEDYVSFDQNYVPLWGATHLTRVDSNRGVQLLLDQSSGSGFRSKLDYGSGRFGLRMKLPYANTSGIIISFYLTSAPDGPIPPGNHDEIDFEFISSTTLQTNVFADDSGN; from the exons ATGGCTTCGCATTTTCTAATAATCTTAGGCATTTCTCTTCTCGTTTTTGCTATGCATGTAAATGGAGATCCCGAAGACTATGTTAGCTTTGATCAAAATTATGTTCCTTTATGGGGAGCTACTCATCTCACTCGTGTTGACAGCAATAGAGGAGTGCAACTACTATTGGATCAGTCCTCAG GGAGTGGATTCAGATCAAAACTGGATTATGGTTCTGGAAGATTTGGTTTAAGGATGAAATTACCGTATGCAAATACATCAGGAATCATAATAAGCTTCTAT TTGACTTCAGCCCCAGATGGCCCTATTCCCCCAGGAAATCACGACGAAATCGACTTTGAATTCATAAGCAGTACAACTTTGCAGACGAATGTATTTGCGGATGATTCGGGTAATTGA